From a single Miscanthus floridulus cultivar M001 chromosome 8, ASM1932011v1, whole genome shotgun sequence genomic region:
- the LOC136471178 gene encoding uncharacterized protein → MDVVGDRRDEDGPDLLSTNSGSRRPGAAPARHWLPEVVGFSVLTFNSAMAAYRSWGDAEAIFFVASTYFTIVSLFFAVQLFQAAPPNSRRKNGLMVSIWILTMSLTFGFVYQIMGTNAKPALQLALLLWAMPAARGAYVYIVFCGRSGAPLGEELLDVYITE, encoded by the exons ATGGATGTTGTAGGCGATCGACGTGATGAGGACGGTCCGGATCTGCTTTCCACAAACTCCGGCAGCCGTCGTCCAGGGGCCGCTCCTGCTCGCCACTGGCTGCCCGAAGTCGTCGGGTTTTCCGTGCTGACCTTCAACAGCGCCATGGCGGCCTACCGCTCCTGGGGAGACGCTGAGGCCATCTTCTTCGTTGCTTCCACATATTTCACCATAGTCAGCCTCTTCTTCGCCGTCCAGCTGTTCCAGGCAGCGCCGCCGAATTCGAGGAGGAAGAACGGGCTTATGGTGTCCATCTGGATCCTTACCATGTCGCTTACTTTCGGATTTGTGTACCAGATCATGGGGACCAATGCTAAGCCGGCGCTGCAGTTGGCACTGCTGCTGTGGGCGATGCCTGCAGCAAGAGGAGCATATGTGTACATCGTCTTTTGCGGCAG ATCTGGCGCACCCCTGGGTGAAGAACTGCTAGATGTGTATATCACAGAGTAA
- the LOC136471179 gene encoding large ribosomal subunit protein uL15y-like, translating into MTTSLKKNRKKRGHVSAGHGRIGKHRKHPGGRGNAGGMHHHRILFDKYHPGYFGKVGMRYFHKLRNKFYCPSVNVERLWSMVPADKAAEAAGGDKAPLLDVTQFGYFKVLGKGMLPPKPIVVKAKLISKVAEKKIKAAGGAVLLTA; encoded by the coding sequence aTGACGACGAGCCTGAAGAAGAACCGGAAGAAGCGCGGGCACGTGTCGGCGGGGCACGGTCGCATCGGCAAGCACCGGAAGCACCCGGGAGGTCGCGGTAACGCCGGAGGCATGCACCACCACCGCATCCTCTTCGACAAGTACCACCCGGGCTACTTCGGTAAGGTCGGCATGCGCTACTTCCACAAGCTCCGCAACAAGTTCTACTGCCCCTCGGTCAACGTCGAGCGGCTTTGGTCGATGGTGCCCGCCGACAAGGCAGCCGAGGCGGCCGGCGGGGACAAGGCCCCGCTCCTGGACGTGACGCAGTTCGGCTACTTCAAGGTGCTCGGCAAGGGGATGCTGCCGCCCAAGCCCATCGTCGTCAAGGCCAAGCTTATCTCCAAGGTCGCCGAGAAGAAGATCAAGGCTGCCGGGGGCGCCGTCCTGCTCACCGCATAG
- the LOC136471177 gene encoding uncharacterized protein: MATPTASSNLPLATASASTSFPNRFLRTPCALRRCSWPRLRAGSVKEWREFEDDAGAVKEWREFEDAVRRKDLPRALRFLQSVEPAAVQVAVPVPPGRDWEVLDACIDADDMRLVGRAYQFLVDRGVLASFGKCKNIVLEGPREVTPTVLKEMTGLEAEKLAPKKWGLSGNSPYVLVGFLGGVSFLLTQGVDLRPKLGAVLGLATADALFLGGTCLAQISCFWPPYKRRILVHEAGHLLTAYLMGCPIRGVILDPFVALRMGIQGQAGTQFWDEKMEKELAEGHLSSTAFDRYCMILFAGIAAEALVYGEAEGGENDENLFRSLCILLNPPLSVAQMANRARWSVMQSYNLLKWHKKAHRAAVKALEDGHSLSIVIRRIEEAIASDR; this comes from the exons ATGGCGACGCCAACGGCCTCATCCAACTTACCCctcgccaccgcctccgcctccacctcgttCCCCAACCGATTCCTCCGCACGCCGTGCGCGCTCCGCCGCTGCTCTTGGCCCCGCCTGCGGGCGGGCTCCGTCAAGGAGTGGCGCGAGTTTGAGGACGACGCGGGCGCCGTCAAGGAGTGGCGGGAGTTCGAGGACGCCGTCAGGAGGAAGGACCTCCCCCGCGCGCTCCGCTTCCTGCAGTCCGTGGAGCCCGCGGCGGTGCAGGTCGCGGTCCCCGTGCCGCCGGGGCGGGACTGGGAGGTGCTCGACGCCTGCATCGACGCCGACGACATGCGCCTCGTCGGTCGGGCATACCAGTTCCTCGTCGACCGCGGGGTCCTCGCCAGCTTCGGCAAGTGCAAGAACATCG TTCTGGAAGGGCCAAGAGAAGTGACGCCAACGGTTTTGAAGGAGATGACCGGTTTGGAAG CTGAAAAACTTGCACCAAAGAAATGGGGTCTGTCTGGAAATTCTCCATATGTTCTCGTTGGATTTCTTGGAGGTGTATCTTTTCTACTGACACAAGGGGTTGATCTACGGCCTAAATTGGGTGCTGTATTGGGATTAGCAACAGCCGATGCATTGTTTCTTGGTGGCACTTGTCTCGCTCAAATCTCATGTTTCTGGCCTCCATATAAACGCCGGATCCTTGTACACGAAGCAGGCCATCTTCTTACTG CCTATCTAATGGGCTGCCCGATACGAGGAGTCATTTTGGATCCATTTGTGGCATTGCGAATGGGCATCCAGGGCCAG GCAGGGACTCAGTTCTGGGATGAAAAGATGGAAAAAGAACTAGCCGAGGGTCATCTATCAAGTACTGCATTTGACAG GTACTGCATGATTCTGTTTGCCGGAATTGCTGCTGAAGCACTTGTTTATGGGGAGGCAGAAGGTGGAGAAAATGATGAGAACTTATTCAGGAGTTTGTGTATTCTACTGAACCCACCACTTTCTGTTGCACAG ATGGCAAACCGAGCTCGTTGGTCAGTCATGCAGTCTTATAACCTCCTGAAGTGGCACAAGAAAGCTCATAGAGCTGCAGTCAAAGCACTGGAAGACGGGCATAGTCTCAGCATTGTAATCAGAAGGATAGAAGAAGCCATCGCCTCTGACAGATAA